Proteins co-encoded in one Bacillota bacterium genomic window:
- the rplX gene encoding 50S ribosomal protein L24 yields MTTSVKNVKKGDTVLVLSGKDKDRRGKVLRVLPRESRVLVENLNVAKRHTKPTKTAPQGGIVEKPMPIPLGKVMVVCGKCNKPTRVGKKALESGEYIRVCKKCGAGLDK; encoded by the coding sequence ATGACCACATCAGTCAAGAACGTTAAGAAGGGTGACACAGTGCTCGTGCTCTCAGGAAAGGACAAGGACAGGCGGGGCAAGGTCCTGCGCGTGCTGCCACGAGAGAGCCGAGTTCTTGTGGAGAACTTGAACGTGGCGAAGAGACATACAAAGCCAACCAAGACTGCGCCCCAGGGTGGCATCGTCGAGAAGCCGATGCCGATTCCTCTTGGGAAAGTCATGGTTGTCTGCGGCAAGTGCAACAAGCCAACCAGGGTCGGGAAGAAGGCTCTGGAGTCCGGCGAGTACATCCGCGTATGCAAGAAGTGCGGCGCCGGGCTGGATAAGTAG
- the rpsE gene encoding 30S ribosomal protein S5, producing MKRIETEGLELKEKVVSINPVAKTTKGGRTRSFRALVIVGDGAGHVGMGLGKAYEVSEAIRKAVDDGKKNLTEVPIAGTTIPHGVTATFGAGCVMLKPAGPGTGVIAGGPVRAVLELAGYRDILTKSLGSNNPLNMVNATMKGLLSLRCAEEVSRARGKSAEEMTK from the coding sequence ATGAAGAGGATTGAGACAGAGGGACTGGAACTCAAGGAGAAAGTGGTGAGCATCAACCCCGTCGCCAAGACGACAAAAGGTGGGCGGACCCGGAGTTTTCGTGCCCTAGTCATAGTGGGCGACGGAGCGGGCCACGTCGGGATGGGCCTGGGGAAGGCCTATGAGGTGTCCGAGGCGATCCGCAAGGCTGTGGACGATGGGAAGAAGAATCTGACCGAGGTTCCCATCGCCGGGACAACGATTCCACATGGAGTCACCGCAACCTTTGGGGCGGGGTGCGTCATGCTCAAACCGGCCGGCCCCGGAACTGGAGTCATCGCCGGTGGACCCGTCAGGGCTGTTCTGGAACTCGCTGGGTACCGCGACATCCTTACGAAGTCCCTGGGTTCGAACAACCCTCTGAACATGGTTAACGCGACGATGAAAGGGCTTCTGTCTCTGCGCTGTGCAGAGGAAGTCTCGCGGGCACGCGGGAAGTCCGCGGAAGAGATGACCAAGTAG
- the rplN gene encoding 50S ribosomal protein L14: MIQPQTMLSVADNTGAKKIMCFRVMGGANRRYARVGDIIIATVKEATPGGVVKKGEVVRAVVVRTKKELKRPDGSYIRFDENAAVIINDQNNPRGTRIFGPVARELRDRDFMKIISLAPEVL, from the coding sequence GTGATTCAGCCTCAGACCATGCTCAGCGTTGCCGACAACACTGGCGCGAAGAAGATCATGTGCTTCAGGGTAATGGGCGGAGCCAACAGGCGGTACGCTCGAGTCGGCGACATCATCATCGCGACTGTCAAGGAAGCGACGCCCGGAGGCGTTGTAAAAAAGGGTGAGGTCGTCAGGGCGGTGGTAGTCCGGACGAAGAAAGAGCTCAAGAGGCCGGACGGTTCGTACATCAGGTTCGACGAGAACGCAGCCGTCATCATCAACGACCAGAACAACCCGAGGGGCACCCGTATCTTCGGGCCGGTCGCCCGTGAATTGCGCGATCGAGATTTCATGAAGATCATTTCCCTTGCCCCAGAGGTCCTCTAG
- the rpmC gene encoding 50S ribosomal protein L29, producing MKVKEFRELSTEELDRKLASLKEELFNLRFQLATNQLENPHRIADVRRNIARVRTVMRERELKIARG from the coding sequence ATGAAGGTTAAGGAGTTCAGGGAGCTTTCCACCGAGGAACTCGACCGCAAGCTCGCGAGCCTTAAGGAGGAACTCTTCAACCTCCGGTTCCAGCTCGCCACCAATCAGCTTGAGAACCCTCACAGGATCGCTGATGTCCGGCGAAACATCGCACGGGTCAGGACGGTCATGAGAGAACGGGAACTCAAGATAGCGCGAGGCTAA
- the rpsQ gene encoding 30S ribosomal protein S17 produces MENARGQRKERVGVVVSDAMDKTRVVALERTFRDALYGKIRRRTSRVKIHDENNECKVGDRVRIMETRPLSREKRWRLVEIVERAK; encoded by the coding sequence ATGGAGAACGCGAGAGGCCAGCGCAAGGAGAGGGTCGGAGTCGTAGTCTCGGACGCCATGGACAAGACTCGCGTGGTAGCCCTGGAGCGGACTTTCCGCGATGCCCTCTACGGGAAGATCCGCAGACGCACCAGCCGCGTCAAGATCCACGACGAGAACAACGAGTGCAAGGTGGGTGACAGGGTGCGGATCATGGAAACTCGCCCACTGTCTCGTGAGAAGCGTTGGAGACTTGTGGAGATAGTCGAGCGGGCGAAGTAG
- the rpmD gene encoding 50S ribosomal protein L30 has protein sequence MANKLEITWKKSAIGEPQDQRATVAALGLHRLGQTVVHEDSGAIRGMIKKVRHLLEVREVD, from the coding sequence GTGGCAAACAAACTTGAGATCACCTGGAAGAAGAGCGCCATCGGCGAGCCCCAGGATCAGCGTGCCACCGTTGCCGCGCTTGGCCTTCACAGGCTCGGGCAGACTGTGGTGCATGAGGATTCGGGTGCTATTCGGGGAATGATAAAGAAGGTACGCCATCTGCTGGAGGTCCGCGAGGTCGACTGA
- the rplE gene encoding 50S ribosomal protein L5, producing the protein MPRLREKYLNEVVPALREKFGYKNIMQVPKVEKVVVNMGVSDAVSDPKALDASANDLAQITGQKPLITRAKRSIAAFKLRAGVPIGCKVTLRGARMYYFLDKLFNAALPRIRDFRGVSPKGFDGRGNYTVGLKEQLVFPEIVYDKVDKIRGMDITIVTTAQTDEEGLELLRALGLPVRMQ; encoded by the coding sequence ATGCCACGACTCAGAGAGAAGTACCTGAACGAGGTTGTCCCGGCCCTGCGTGAGAAGTTCGGTTACAAGAACATCATGCAGGTTCCGAAAGTTGAGAAGGTCGTCGTGAACATGGGTGTCAGCGACGCGGTCTCAGACCCCAAGGCTCTCGACGCGTCGGCGAATGACCTCGCGCAGATAACAGGGCAGAAACCCCTGATCACTAGGGCCAAGAGATCCATTGCCGCCTTCAAACTCAGGGCGGGAGTGCCGATCGGGTGCAAAGTCACCTTGCGAGGGGCCAGGATGTACTACTTCCTGGATAAGCTGTTCAACGCGGCCCTGCCGAGGATACGTGACTTCAGGGGGGTATCCCCGAAGGGATTCGACGGAAGAGGCAACTACACCGTGGGCCTCAAGGAGCAGCTGGTATTCCCAGAGATAGTGTATGACAAGGTGGATAAGATCAGGGGAATGGACATCACGATTGTGACCACCGCTCAGACCGACGAGGAAGGCCTCGAGCTTCTGAGAGCGCTTGGGTTGCCTGTCAGGATGCAGTAA
- a CDS encoding type Z 30S ribosomal protein S14: protein MARKGLVEKWKHEPKYRVRAYNRCHICGRPRAYMRKFKMCRICFRTLASRGEIPGITKASW, encoded by the coding sequence ATGGCGCGCAAGGGGCTGGTCGAGAAGTGGAAGCACGAGCCCAAGTACAGAGTCAGGGCCTACAACAGGTGTCACATCTGTGGGAGGCCCCGGGCATACATGCGCAAGTTCAAAATGTGCAGGATCTGCTTTAGGACCCTCGCCTCTCGGGGAGAGATTCCCGGCATCACCAAGGCGAGTTGGTAG
- the rplP gene encoding 50S ribosomal protein L16, with amino-acid sequence MLMPKRVKFRKQHRGRMKGRAMRGAEVTLGQYGLQALEAGWVTDRQIEAARIAMTRYIKRGGNVWIRIFPDKPVTAKPAETRMGSGKGAPEYWVAVVRPGRIMFEIAGVSEEIAREAMRLAGHKLPVKTKFVRRVEESGGEANEG; translated from the coding sequence ATGTTGATGCCCAAGAGGGTCAAGTTCAGAAAGCAGCACCGGGGCCGCATGAAAGGCCGCGCGATGCGCGGCGCCGAAGTGACCCTTGGCCAGTACGGCCTGCAGGCCTTGGAGGCTGGATGGGTTACTGACCGGCAGATCGAAGCTGCGCGTATCGCAATGACACGTTACATCAAGCGCGGCGGGAATGTGTGGATCCGCATCTTCCCAGATAAGCCCGTGACAGCAAAGCCCGCCGAAACCCGTATGGGCAGCGGTAAGGGCGCCCCGGAGTACTGGGTGGCAGTTGTGAGGCCGGGAAGGATCATGTTCGAGATCGCGGGGGTCTCCGAGGAAATCGCCCGCGAGGCCATGAGGCTGGCCGGACACAAGCTGCCTGTCAAGACCAAGTTCGTCAGGAGAGTAGAAGAATCGGGTGGTGAAGCCAATGAAGGTTAA
- the rpsH gene encoding 30S ribosomal protein S8: protein MVLSDPIADMLTRIRNANIVNREVVEIPASRIKRQLAEIMKQEGYIRDCELSQSGKESVIKITMKYGPNKQKTIRGLKRISKPGLRVYVKKDQLPKVLNGLGVAVISTSRGLMTDRQAREMGLGGEVICYMW from the coding sequence ATGGTGTTGTCAGACCCCATCGCGGATATGCTCACGAGAATCAGGAATGCGAACATCGTGAACCGCGAGGTCGTTGAGATACCGGCGTCCCGGATCAAGCGCCAGCTTGCTGAGATCATGAAGCAAGAGGGCTATATCCGCGACTGCGAGCTCAGTCAGAGTGGGAAAGAAAGCGTCATCAAGATCACCATGAAGTACGGCCCGAATAAGCAGAAGACCATCCGCGGGCTCAAGCGTATCAGCAAGCCCGGACTTCGGGTCTACGTCAAGAAGGACCAGCTTCCCAAGGTCCTAAACGGCCTTGGAGTGGCGGTAATCTCCACGTCTCGTGGGCTCATGACTGACCGCCAGGCGAGAGAGATGGGCCTCGGCGGCGAAGTCATCTGCTACATGTGGTAG
- the rplF gene encoding 50S ribosomal protein L6, translating to MSRIGRKPVPVPKNVEVAIEGNCLTVRGPKGVLRRELHPDMQIEVGEGAIHVLRPSDSRTHRSLHGLTRSLVANMVEGVTRGYEKSLEIVGTGYRASKQGNKLVLQIGYSHPVEITPKEGIDILVPAPNKITVTGIDKESVGQTAADIRAVREPEPYQGKGIRYAGERVIQKAGKTGKVGK from the coding sequence ATGTCCAGAATCGGTAGGAAGCCAGTTCCGGTTCCCAAGAACGTGGAGGTGGCGATAGAAGGCAATTGCCTGACTGTGCGCGGCCCCAAAGGCGTTCTAAGACGGGAACTGCATCCGGATATGCAAATAGAGGTTGGCGAAGGTGCCATACATGTCTTGAGGCCATCCGACAGCAGGACACACAGGTCGCTTCACGGGCTCACGAGGAGCCTGGTTGCGAACATGGTGGAAGGGGTGACCCGGGGCTACGAGAAGTCTCTTGAGATCGTAGGGACGGGTTACAGAGCCTCGAAACAAGGCAACAAGCTTGTTCTGCAGATAGGGTACTCGCATCCGGTCGAGATTACGCCCAAGGAAGGCATCGACATCCTGGTGCCCGCGCCCAACAAGATCACGGTCACAGGGATCGACAAGGAATCAGTTGGGCAGACCGCTGCGGATATTCGTGCGGTGAGGGAACCCGAGCCCTACCAGGGCAAAGGCATTCGATACGCTGGCGAGCGGGTGATTCAAAAGGCTGGCAAGACCGGAAAGGTCGGAAAGTGA